A window from Streptomyces sp. NBC_00299 encodes these proteins:
- a CDS encoding SpoIIE family protein phosphatase gives MTGSAEGAERAPGRLAALLIDASAEAISAAGGHAGGVYLRCSTPGLLRLAVLEGLPGPLFRPWWRVHVDRPFPVADAFRLGVEVALPNATETMRRYPQFAASLPFPFGSLYVPVAGASSVFGVLTVLLPSASDRTELLPLRERVAQLAEELGMALEKLEDQDASAVSWESGPLCVRPPAARPPAGHLGRFTWDPVTGVLAADERLNAVLGMAAAEAHSTAEAFADAVAPADAVRILAALREAAGGRPPALPLYVRTADGALRLVEVWGPYDDSARPRATNVRGVVLDPGPGTVGDAAADLLPDGVLCLDRLGTVVYANPHAARLLRRPRTELLGRALWEGVPWLNQPTLEDHLRGALLSPDPVHFHVRRPSAHGRERATQPLAGDWLALSVYPGPDILTCTVRLGHRVADSPSGAPEGHGTPATTGAPSLAPLYRPIVLAIALTEAVTARQVSAVVMRELLPAFGGRRLAIYLLQERHLYLAWETGFPKGFLAPFEGVGLDERLPGVETLTSGRPLFFDSMQELSDAYPGIALDATEGARAFLPLIASGRPVGSCILGFDRPRSFTTEERTVLTAMAGLIAHAMEKAQRYESEAALARGLQQALLPRRLSQHPLMETAGRYLPGTQGMEVGGDWYDVVAAGDGLALVIGDVQGHGVQAAATMGQLRSAVRAFALGDRPPDEVMSGTNHLLIDLDAGLFASCCYIRLDPRTGVAQAAVAGHPPPLLRRPDGRTHVLDLPGGIVLGVDPQATYPVSELRMEPGAVLALYTDGLVERPGVDIDDGISGLRVALAKAGAPGARPGGRSLAGVADRLTATARHMADRPDDIALLLATRRATPLRPS, from the coding sequence ATGACTGGGAGCGCCGAGGGCGCAGAGCGGGCGCCGGGCAGGCTGGCGGCGCTGCTGATCGACGCCTCGGCGGAGGCGATCAGCGCGGCCGGTGGCCATGCCGGTGGGGTCTATCTGCGCTGCAGCACGCCCGGACTGCTGCGTCTGGCGGTGCTGGAAGGGCTGCCCGGGCCGTTGTTCCGGCCGTGGTGGCGGGTGCATGTGGACCGGCCGTTCCCCGTCGCGGACGCCTTTAGGCTCGGGGTCGAGGTGGCGCTGCCCAACGCGACGGAGACGATGCGCCGCTATCCCCAGTTCGCAGCCAGTCTGCCGTTCCCCTTCGGGTCCCTGTACGTGCCCGTCGCGGGTGCGTCGAGCGTCTTCGGTGTGCTGACCGTGCTGCTGCCGTCGGCGTCGGACCGCACCGAGTTGCTGCCCCTGCGCGAGCGCGTCGCGCAGTTGGCCGAGGAGCTGGGGATGGCACTGGAGAAGCTGGAGGACCAGGACGCGTCGGCGGTGTCCTGGGAGAGCGGGCCGCTGTGTGTCCGCCCGCCGGCCGCCCGCCCGCCGGCCGGGCACCTCGGTCGGTTCACCTGGGATCCGGTGACGGGCGTCCTGGCGGCGGACGAGCGGCTGAACGCCGTGCTCGGTATGGCTGCGGCGGAGGCCCACAGCACCGCGGAGGCGTTCGCGGACGCGGTCGCTCCGGCTGACGCGGTGCGGATTCTGGCGGCGCTGCGGGAGGCAGCCGGTGGTCGGCCGCCGGCGCTGCCGCTGTACGTGCGCACCGCGGACGGCGCCCTTCGCCTGGTCGAGGTCTGGGGGCCGTACGACGACTCCGCCCGTCCCCGTGCGACGAACGTACGGGGCGTCGTCCTCGACCCGGGTCCGGGCACGGTGGGGGACGCCGCGGCCGATCTGCTGCCGGACGGCGTGCTGTGCCTGGACCGGCTCGGGACGGTCGTCTACGCGAATCCGCACGCGGCGCGGCTGCTGCGCCGGCCGCGTACCGAGTTGCTGGGCCGGGCTCTGTGGGAGGGCGTGCCGTGGCTCAACCAGCCCACTCTCGAAGACCATCTGCGCGGCGCGCTGCTGTCCCCGGATCCTGTGCACTTCCATGTCCGAAGACCGTCCGCCCACGGGCGTGAGCGCGCCACCCAGCCGTTGGCCGGCGACTGGCTCGCCCTGTCCGTCTACCCCGGCCCGGACATCCTGACCTGCACGGTCCGTCTGGGGCACCGGGTCGCGGACAGCCCGTCCGGTGCCCCGGAGGGGCACGGCACCCCGGCGACGACCGGTGCGCCCTCGCTCGCCCCGCTGTACCGCCCGATCGTGCTCGCCATCGCGCTGACCGAAGCGGTCACCGCCCGTCAGGTGTCGGCGGTGGTGATGCGGGAGCTGCTGCCCGCGTTCGGCGGCCGACGGCTCGCCATCTACCTGCTGCAGGAGCGGCATCTGTACCTGGCCTGGGAGACGGGCTTCCCCAAGGGGTTCCTCGCCCCGTTCGAGGGTGTCGGGCTGGACGAGCGGCTGCCCGGGGTCGAGACGCTGACCAGCGGGCGCCCGCTGTTCTTCGACTCGATGCAGGAGCTGTCCGACGCCTATCCGGGCATCGCGCTGGATGCGACGGAAGGGGCCCGGGCCTTCCTGCCGCTGATCGCCTCCGGGCGACCCGTCGGCTCGTGCATCCTGGGCTTCGACCGGCCGCGCAGCTTCACCACCGAGGAACGCACGGTGCTCACCGCCATGGCCGGACTGATCGCCCACGCCATGGAGAAGGCGCAACGCTACGAGAGCGAGGCCGCCCTCGCCCGTGGGCTGCAGCAGGCGCTGCTCCCCCGGCGGCTGTCGCAGCACCCGCTGATGGAGACCGCCGGACGCTATCTGCCCGGCACCCAGGGCATGGAGGTGGGCGGTGACTGGTACGACGTCGTCGCCGCCGGGGACGGCCTGGCGCTGGTCATCGGTGATGTGCAGGGGCACGGCGTGCAGGCGGCGGCCACCATGGGCCAGCTGCGCAGCGCCGTGCGGGCCTTCGCGCTCGGCGACCGGCCGCCCGACGAGGTCATGAGCGGCACGAATCACCTGCTCATCGACCTCGACGCCGGCCTGTTCGCGAGCTGCTGCTACATCCGCCTCGATCCCAGGACCGGCGTCGCCCAGGCTGCCGTGGCCGGGCACCCGCCGCCGCTGCTGCGCCGCCCGGACGGCCGTACCCATGTCCTCGACCTGCCCGGCGGGATCGTGCTCGGCGTGGATCCGCAGGCCACGTATCCGGTGTCGGAGCTGCGGATGGAGCCGGGTGCCGTCCTCGCGCTGTACACGGACGGGCTGGTCGAGCGGCCCGGGGTGGACATCGACGACGGCATCAGCGGTCTGCGGGTGGCGCTGGCCAAGGCGGGTGCCCCCGGCGCCCGGCCGGGCGGGCGCTCGCTGGCGGGCGTGGCCGACCGGCTCACCGCGACGGCCCGGCACATGGCGGACCGCCCCGACGACATCGCGCTGCTGCTCGCCACTCGGCGCGCCACGCCCCTGCGCCCGAGCTGA
- a CDS encoding SpoIIE family protein phosphatase, with product MVRLLGRSGARSASRPSGLRTRGASDRFLGVPERGVPSDEPAQGPRTGWFASLRAAVGERSVAGQVFLLQVVIVLLLVVAAVVALVLQVRHDTTQEARNRSVAVAESFANAPGTREALSSPDPSAVLQPRAEAARKATDVDFIVVMNIDGIRYTHPKPDRIGKQFVGNIAPAQAGRVVTEEITGTIGPLVQAVVPIKAPDGQVVGLVSAGVTKATVGGTADRQLPLVLTAAAVALALSTAGTALVSRRLLRQTHGLGPHEMTRMYEHHDAVLHAVREGVIIVGTEGRLLLANDEAHRLLDLPADAEGHRVLHLGLAPDTAELLDSGRMATDEVHLVKDRLLAVNQRPTTLRGRPSGSVATLRDSTELRALSGRAEEARERLNMLYDAGVGIGTSLDVTRTAEELAELAVPRFADFATVDLYEAVLGGGQPEAATRLRRTASSGIRKDAPLYPVGEQLRFVDSSPQARALKDGHAVIAPRLDEAPGWRAQDLERSAQVVEFGIHSLIAVPLRAGSLVLGVVSFWRSQKGEPFDADEVALAEELVARAAVSIDNARRYTREHSMAVTLQRSLLPRRLPEQNALDIAYRYLPAQAGVGGDWFDVLPLSGARVALVVGDVVGHGLHAAATMGRLRTAVHNFSALDLPPDELLALLDELVARIDQDEAQEGDSAPVTGATCLYAVYDPVTQQCTMARAGHPPPALIQPDGSVGFPDVPAGPPLGLGGLPFETAELELAQDSRLVLYTDGLVEDRERDIDEGLELLREALSQAGPSPEETCQAVLEARRPTRAGDDIALIVAGTRALGADLVAEWEVPSDPAAVGQVRSDVTRTLEAWGLEELSFTTELILSELVTNAIRYGGEPIRVRMLHDRSLICEVFDSSSTSPHLRYATMTDEGGRGLFLVAQLADRWGTRYLPAGKVIWAEQPLP from the coding sequence ATGGTCCGACTATTGGGTCGATCCGGGGCCCGGTCGGCCTCTCGTCCCAGCGGTCTGCGCACACGCGGTGCGTCCGACCGCTTCCTTGGAGTGCCCGAACGAGGGGTCCCGAGCGACGAGCCGGCTCAGGGGCCGCGCACGGGGTGGTTCGCCTCGTTGCGGGCGGCGGTGGGCGAGCGCAGTGTCGCCGGGCAGGTGTTCCTGCTGCAGGTGGTGATCGTGCTGCTGCTGGTCGTCGCCGCGGTGGTGGCGCTGGTGCTGCAGGTGCGGCACGACACCACGCAGGAGGCCCGCAACCGCTCGGTCGCCGTCGCCGAGTCGTTCGCCAACGCGCCCGGCACGCGGGAGGCGCTGAGCAGCCCGGATCCGTCCGCCGTGCTGCAGCCCCGGGCCGAGGCGGCGCGCAAGGCCACGGACGTGGACTTCATCGTCGTCATGAACATCGACGGCATCCGCTACACCCACCCCAAGCCGGACCGGATCGGCAAGCAGTTCGTCGGGAACATCGCACCCGCGCAGGCCGGCCGGGTGGTGACCGAGGAGATCACGGGCACCATCGGACCGCTCGTACAGGCCGTGGTACCCATCAAGGCACCCGACGGGCAGGTCGTCGGGCTGGTCTCGGCCGGGGTCACCAAGGCGACCGTGGGCGGGACCGCGGACCGGCAGCTGCCGCTGGTGCTGACCGCGGCGGCGGTGGCGCTCGCCCTGTCGACGGCGGGCACGGCGCTGGTCAGCCGTCGGCTGCTGCGGCAGACACACGGCCTCGGGCCGCACGAGATGACCCGGATGTACGAGCACCACGACGCCGTCCTGCACGCCGTGCGGGAGGGCGTGATCATCGTCGGCACCGAGGGCCGGCTGCTGCTCGCCAACGACGAGGCGCACCGCCTGCTCGACCTGCCCGCCGACGCCGAGGGACACCGGGTGCTCCACCTCGGTCTCGCCCCCGACACCGCCGAGCTGCTGGACTCCGGCCGGATGGCCACGGACGAGGTGCACCTGGTCAAGGACCGGCTGCTGGCCGTCAACCAGCGCCCCACCACCCTGCGGGGCCGCCCGTCCGGCAGCGTCGCCACCCTGCGCGACTCGACCGAGCTGCGGGCCCTGTCCGGCCGGGCCGAGGAGGCCCGCGAGCGCCTGAACATGTTGTACGACGCCGGTGTGGGCATCGGCACCAGCCTGGACGTCACCCGCACCGCCGAGGAACTGGCGGAGCTGGCGGTGCCCCGCTTCGCGGACTTCGCCACCGTCGACCTGTACGAGGCGGTGCTGGGCGGCGGGCAGCCGGAGGCGGCGACGCGGCTGCGCCGCACGGCGAGCAGCGGCATACGCAAGGACGCGCCGCTGTACCCGGTGGGCGAGCAGCTGAGGTTCGTCGACTCCTCGCCGCAGGCCCGCGCGCTGAAGGACGGACACGCCGTCATCGCGCCGCGGCTGGACGAGGCGCCGGGCTGGCGTGCCCAGGATCTGGAGCGCTCGGCGCAGGTCGTGGAGTTCGGCATCCACTCCCTGATCGCGGTGCCGCTGAGGGCGGGGTCCCTGGTGCTGGGCGTGGTCAGCTTCTGGCGGTCGCAGAAGGGCGAGCCGTTCGACGCGGACGAGGTGGCGCTGGCCGAGGAGCTGGTCGCCCGGGCCGCGGTGTCGATCGACAACGCCCGCCGGTACACGCGCGAGCACAGCATGGCGGTGACGCTTCAGCGCAGCCTGCTGCCGCGCCGGCTGCCCGAGCAGAACGCCCTGGACATCGCCTACCGGTATCTGCCCGCGCAGGCCGGGGTGGGCGGCGACTGGTTCGACGTGCTGCCGCTGTCCGGCGCCCGGGTCGCGCTGGTGGTGGGGGACGTCGTCGGCCACGGGCTGCACGCGGCGGCGACGATGGGCCGGCTGCGTACGGCCGTGCACAACTTCTCCGCCCTGGACCTGCCGCCCGACGAACTGCTCGCGCTCCTCGACGAGCTGGTCGCCCGCATCGACCAGGACGAGGCACAGGAGGGCGACAGCGCCCCGGTGACCGGCGCGACCTGTCTGTACGCGGTCTACGACCCGGTGACCCAGCAGTGCACGATGGCCCGCGCCGGCCATCCGCCGCCGGCACTGATCCAGCCGGACGGCAGCGTCGGCTTCCCCGACGTGCCCGCCGGTCCCCCGCTGGGCCTGGGCGGGCTGCCGTTCGAGACGGCAGAGCTGGAGCTGGCGCAGGACAGCCGGCTCGTGCTCTACACGGACGGTCTGGTGGAGGACCGCGAACGGGACATCGACGAGGGTCTCGAACTGCTGCGCGAGGCGCTGTCCCAGGCCGGCCCGTCGCCGGAGGAGACCTGTCAGGCGGTGCTGGAGGCCCGGCGCCCGACCCGGGCCGGGGACGACATCGCGCTGATCGTGGCGGGCACCCGGGCGCTCGGGGCCGACCTGGTCGCCGAATGGGAGGTGCCGTCCGATCCGGCGGCCGTGGGCCAGGTGCGCTCCGACGTGACTCGGACGCTCGAGGCGTGGGGCCTGGAGGAGCTGTCGTTCACCACGGAGCTGATCCTGAGCGAGCTGGTCACCAACGCGATCCGGTACGGCGGTGAGCCGATCCGGGTGCGGATGCTGCACGACCGCAGTCTGATCTGCGAGGTCTTCGACAGCAGCAGCACCTCGCCGCATCTGCGCTACGCGACCATGACGGACGAGGGCGGGCGCGGTCTGTTCCTCGTCGCGCAGCTGGCCGACCGCTGGGGCACGCGGTACCTGCCCGCGGGCAAGGTGATCTGGGCGGAGCAGCCGCTGCCGTAG
- a CDS encoding tetratricopeptide repeat protein yields MEYYDLGTYTRSVTTSSAQAQLWFDRGLMWTYAFHHEEAVACFQAAAEADPDCAMAYWGIAYALGPNYNKPWEFFDDEDLVRTVDRTHAAVEKAHEKAAAATPVEQALIGALRARYPQAKAVDDCSVWNAPYADRMRAVYELAPDDLDVATLAADALMNLTPWQLWDLRTGEPAEGARTAEARAVLERALATDTGRDHPGLVHLYIHLMEMSPTPEVALPIADRLRGLVPDAGHLRHMPSHLEVLCGDYRRVVSDNTAAIAVDEKYHARAGAMNFYTLYRSHNYHFKIYGAMFLGQSEVALRTAAELEASIPEDLLCVPSPPMADWLEAFLGMRFHALIRFGRWHDILALPMPADPGLYCVTTAMLHYARGVALSSTHRVPEAETERRLFREAVGRVPETRMLFNNTCADILAIASAMLDGELEYRKGNHAAAFAALERSIELDDNLPYDEPWGWMQPTRHAYGALLLEQGRVEEAEAVYRADLGLDGTLPRALQHPNNVWSLHGLHECLTRLGRTGEAQVVAQQLRLAAALADVPVEASCFCRLDAITAGGTEGDCCAD; encoded by the coding sequence ATGGAGTACTACGACCTCGGCACCTACACCCGCTCAGTGACCACATCCTCCGCGCAGGCCCAACTCTGGTTCGACCGGGGGCTGATGTGGACGTACGCCTTTCACCACGAGGAGGCCGTCGCCTGCTTCCAGGCGGCTGCCGAGGCCGATCCCGACTGTGCCATGGCCTACTGGGGCATCGCCTACGCACTCGGCCCGAACTACAACAAGCCGTGGGAGTTCTTCGACGACGAGGACCTGGTGCGCACGGTCGACCGCACCCACGCCGCCGTGGAGAAGGCCCACGAGAAGGCGGCAGCCGCCACCCCCGTCGAACAGGCCCTGATCGGCGCACTGCGCGCCCGCTACCCCCAGGCGAAGGCCGTCGACGACTGCTCGGTCTGGAACGCCCCCTACGCCGACAGGATGCGCGCGGTCTACGAGCTCGCCCCCGACGACCTGGACGTGGCCACCCTGGCCGCCGACGCGCTGATGAACCTCACCCCCTGGCAGCTGTGGGACCTCAGGACCGGCGAGCCGGCCGAAGGCGCGCGCACGGCGGAGGCCAGGGCCGTCCTCGAACGCGCCCTCGCCACCGACACGGGACGCGACCACCCGGGCCTGGTCCACCTGTACATCCACCTGATGGAGATGTCCCCGACCCCCGAAGTCGCCCTGCCGATCGCGGACCGGCTGCGCGGGCTGGTGCCCGACGCCGGGCACCTGCGTCACATGCCGTCGCACCTGGAGGTGCTCTGCGGCGACTACCGGCGGGTGGTCTCGGACAACACGGCGGCGATCGCGGTCGACGAGAAGTACCACGCCCGGGCCGGCGCGATGAACTTCTACACCCTGTACCGCTCGCACAACTACCACTTCAAGATCTACGGCGCGATGTTCCTCGGCCAGTCGGAAGTCGCCCTCAGGACCGCCGCGGAGCTCGAGGCGTCCATCCCCGAAGACCTGCTGTGCGTGCCGAGCCCGCCCATGGCCGACTGGCTCGAGGCCTTCCTCGGTATGCGGTTCCACGCCCTGATCCGCTTCGGCCGCTGGCACGACATCCTCGCCCTGCCGATGCCCGCCGACCCCGGGCTGTACTGCGTGACGACCGCGATGCTCCACTACGCCCGCGGCGTCGCCCTCTCCTCGACCCACCGCGTCCCGGAGGCGGAGACGGAACGCCGGCTCTTCCGCGAGGCCGTCGGCCGGGTCCCCGAGACCCGCATGCTCTTCAACAACACCTGCGCCGACATCCTCGCGATCGCCTCCGCGATGCTCGATGGCGAACTGGAGTACCGCAAGGGCAACCACGCCGCCGCCTTCGCCGCACTGGAACGCTCCATCGAACTGGACGACAACCTCCCCTACGACGAACCGTGGGGCTGGATGCAGCCCACCCGGCACGCCTACGGCGCCCTCCTCCTCGAACAGGGCCGCGTCGAGGAAGCGGAGGCGGTCTACCGCGCCGACCTCGGCCTCGACGGCACCCTCCCGCGCGCCCTTCAGCACCCCAACAACGTCTGGTCCCTGCACGGCCTGCACGAGTGCCTGACACGCCTGGGCAGGACCGGGGAGGCACAGGTGGTGGCCCAGCAGCTGCGTCTCGCCGCCGCGCTGGCGGACGTACCGGTCGAGGCCTCCTGCTTCTGCCGGCTCGACGCGATCACCGCGGGCGGCACCGAGGGGGACTGCTGCGCCGACTGA